One stretch of Prunus persica cultivar Lovell chromosome G1, Prunus_persica_NCBIv2, whole genome shotgun sequence DNA includes these proteins:
- the LOC18788802 gene encoding uncharacterized protein LOC18788802: MALRRFYNEIKGLKVKELPSYVKPMLSVDYAKKTVQRGLDNYHAKYIQTNSVDPLFHVCFGGMIFSYLVALPEERRHLEHQQHAKEHGH; encoded by the coding sequence ATGGCGTTGAGGAGATTCTACAACGAGATCAAGGGGTTGAAGGTGAAGGAATTGCCCAGCTATGTGAAGCCGATGCTGTCCGTCGACTACGCGAAGAAGACGGTGCAGAGAGGCTTGGACAATTACCACGCCAAGTACATCCAGACCAACTCCGTCGATCCTCTCTTCCATGTCTGCTTCGGGGGCATGATCTTTTCCTACCTCGTCGCTCTTCCTGAGGAGCGTCGCCACCTCGAGCACCAGCAGCACGCCAAGGAGCATGGCCATTGA
- the LOC18788413 gene encoding putative clathrin assembly protein At5g57200, which produces MGTFQSFRKAYGALKDSTKVGLIKVNSEFKDLDIATVKATSHVECPPKERHVRKIFSATSVTRPRADVAYCIHALAKRLSKTRSWIVAIKTLIVVHRTLREGDPTFREELLNYSQRGHILQISNFKDDSSPLAWDCSAWVRTYALFLEERLECFRVLKYDIESERLTKTSPGSTKVHSRTRTLAADELLEQLPALQQLLYRLMGCQPEGTAFNNYLIQYALALVLKESFKIYCAINDGIINLVDMFFDMSRHDAVKALNVYKRAGQQAEALADFYEYCKGLDLARTFQFPTLRQPPPSFLATMEEYIKEAPQSGSVNKRLEYQETDQQPQKPEEPPPPPEPEQQEEEVEEKTEEEEERQPKEEVVEPPPLISTDDTDLLGLREINPKAAEIEESNALALAIVPQGNEQQSGASFNDLAGTSGWELALVTTPSNHTSQVPMDKKFAGGFDKLLLDSLYEDEGARRQIQLQNAGYGYGATSLHNPFEQQAQHPVQDPFAMSNNIAPPTNVQMALMAQQQHQHQQILQQQNQQYQQQQNMMMVPHPYYSQYPQQMQPPGSSNPFGDPFSFPPSSTPHQGNQHLI; this is translated from the exons ATGGGCACGTTCCAGAGCTTTAGGAAGGCCTATGGAGCTCTGAAGGACTCTACCAAGGTTGGCCTCATCAAGGTCAACAGCGAATTCAAG GATTTGGATATTGCCACGGTGAAGGCCACCAGTCACGTTGAGTGCCCTCCGAAGGAACGCCATGTTCGAA AGATTTTCTCTGCAACATCTGTGACACGTCCACGGGCAGATGTGGCATACTGTATTCATGCTCTGGCCAAGAGATTGTCCAAGACTCGGAGCTGGATT GTTGCCATAAAGACATTGATAGTTGTTCATAGAACATTGAGAGAGGGTGATCCTACATTTAGAGAAGAGCTTCTAAACTATTCTCAGAGAGGACACATTctccaaatttccaattttaaaGATGACTCAAGTCCCCTTG CTTGGGATTGCTCTGCTTGGGTTAGGACATATGCCCTCTTTCTAGAAGAACGGCTGGAGTGTTTCCGGGTTCTGAAGTATGACATCGAGTCGGAGCGTTTGACAAAAACATCACCAGGATCAACAAAG GTACATAGTAGAACACGAACATTGGCTGCCGATGAGCTGTTGGAGCAACTACCTGCACTGCAGCAACTTCTTTACCGCCTCATGGGCTGCCAG CCTGAGGGAACAGCTTTTAACAATTACCTCATACAATATGCCTTAGCTCTG GTTTTAAAAGAGagctttaaaatatattgtgcCATCAACGACGGAATTATAAATCTTGTTGACATG TTCTTTGATATGTCAAGACATGATGCAGTTAAAGCTCTCAATGTTTATAAAAGAGCTGGCCAACAG GCCGAAGCCCTAGCTGATTTTTATGAATATTGCAAGGGTTTGGATCTTGCTAGAACTTTTCAGTTTCCAACATTGAGACAG CCACCTCCATCCTTTCTTGCAACAATGGAGGAGTATATAAAGGAAGCGCCGCAGTCCGGTTCTGTTAACAAGAGACTG GAATACCAGGAGACAGACCAGCAGCCTCAGAAACCTGAAgaacctcctcctcctccagaGCCtgaacaacaagaagaagaagttgaggaGAAAacggaggaagaggaagaacgcCAACCTAAGGAAGAGGTAGTTGAACCTCCCCCTTTGATATCAACGGACGACACTGATCTTCTG GGTCTAAGGGAAATAAATCCAAAAGCtgcagaaattgaagaaagcaATGCCTTGGCTCTTGCAATAGTTCCACAAG GGAACGAACAACAATCTGGAGCAAGTTTCAATGATCTTGCTGGGACTTCAGGCTGGGAGCTAGCACTGGTGACCACACCAAGCAACCATACAAGCCAAGTGCCCATGGACAAGAAGTTT GCTGGTGGCTTTGACAAGCTATTACTTGATAGCTTGTATGAAGATGAAGGTGCCAGGAGACAGATACAGCTCCAGAACGCAGGCTATGGCTACGGTGCAACGAGCTTGCATAACCCGTTTGAACAACAAGCACAACATCCTGTGCAGGATCCATTTGCAATGTCCAACAACATAGCACCCCCAACCAACGTGCAAATGGCGCTAATGGCTCAACAACAACACCAACATCAGCAAATCCTGCAGCAACAGAACCAGCAATATCAACAGCAGCAGAACATGATGATGGTGCCTCACCCTTATTATTCTCAATACCCCCAACAGATGCAGCCCCCGGGTTCTTCGAACCCGTTTGGAGATCCATTCAGCTTCCCTCCTAGTTCAACGCCACACCAGGGAAACCAACACCTAATATAG